A region from the Paenarthrobacter aurescens genome encodes:
- a CDS encoding DUF6177 family protein: MPVPTPAARPWLSRTLRRDLQHAAAASAGNGIVALQTRADAAITYPLLAFLKAAGIPWFAEDLNGEVRDALAAADAAQFSDTAAASGPPAVSPAVVIRGSVLHAASGDLILGTFTSRMLAAAGCTPEYLGPAEPLQQRWNEAALTAWLRETMPLGIAVLSGRGFAGVVTAYRTDSGVVEAFDVLMSAPSSSALPDLVTLEAAAVEANAQELTVELHFGASGLSIPVGGDAMRVPQLLVLGPSLHRGVPEAAELDTAGAAAALRGHVPFQHLAVRYPTASTWDGGKARRAQELILGAAQGKAQGNPQGR; the protein is encoded by the coding sequence GTGCCCGTTCCAACTCCAGCGGCCCGTCCCTGGCTTAGCAGGACGCTGCGCAGGGACCTGCAGCACGCTGCGGCTGCGTCGGCGGGAAACGGCATTGTCGCCCTTCAGACACGAGCCGATGCGGCCATCACTTACCCGCTGCTGGCATTTCTCAAAGCCGCGGGAATCCCATGGTTTGCGGAAGACCTCAACGGTGAGGTGCGCGACGCCCTGGCGGCGGCCGACGCCGCTCAGTTCAGCGACACCGCTGCGGCGAGCGGCCCGCCTGCGGTGAGTCCCGCCGTCGTGATCCGAGGCAGCGTGCTGCATGCTGCCTCAGGTGACCTGATACTGGGAACTTTTACGTCCAGGATGTTGGCAGCCGCCGGGTGCACTCCGGAATATCTGGGTCCCGCAGAGCCGCTTCAGCAGAGGTGGAATGAAGCGGCGCTTACTGCCTGGCTGCGCGAAACCATGCCTTTGGGGATTGCCGTTCTGTCCGGGCGGGGCTTTGCTGGAGTAGTGACGGCCTACCGCACGGATTCAGGAGTGGTGGAGGCGTTCGATGTATTGATGTCAGCCCCTTCCAGCAGTGCTCTTCCAGATCTTGTAACCCTTGAGGCTGCAGCCGTGGAAGCCAATGCACAGGAACTAACGGTGGAACTACACTTTGGCGCCTCCGGGCTAAGCATCCCCGTCGGCGGGGACGCCATGAGGGTTCCGCAGTTGCTGGTACTGGGGCCATCGCTGCACAGAGGTGTTCCCGAAGCGGCGGAACTGGATACTGCCGGGGCGGCCGCGGCGCTCCGTGGACACGTCCCCTTCCAGCATCTGGCCGTCCGATACCCGACGGCTTCCACCTGGGATGGTGGAAAAGCCCGCCGCGCCCAGGAGCTCATCCTCGGAGCGGCGCAGGGCAAAGCACAGGGTAACCCCCAGGGCCGGTAG
- the eccD gene encoding type VII secretion integral membrane protein EccD produces the protein MSMALSRVTIIAAHRHLDVRLPSDEPIASLMPQILSLMNEPSSSRTATAASTAILMSSVLTTSVGITLESSLTLRQAGISDGSMLYLRDERDVPAAPDVYDVPSFAAESTERLPAVWAGPLRTVGLATVAGLLMAAAGSSFVVLLRGTGNRDSAMIGIAIGATLMLLGAIAGRVRSVPGGLALVAAGLATAGSTAFMVSPFATGALLLSAALVLAVVASGMATGKYIPFLSSAGLLLLLGGLWAVLALSTRDQPLSAGISGIVAIFALGVAPRLATVLTGLSGLDDDQRQGKRITRSTTLDAVHAAHATLTGWTLTAALVAGVAVVVVATAKNRPVWAVLLAVALLGALTFRGLALPLLAQRAGVYVAAAGACWGATQVFALATKQPLWLAVAAALAVLVLVASVIKVREQTAARLRVIASRLELLCVLATIPLVLGLSGAYTQLGQTFG, from the coding sequence ATGAGTATGGCCCTGAGCCGGGTCACCATTATCGCGGCGCACCGGCATCTCGATGTAAGGCTCCCTTCCGATGAACCCATCGCATCGCTCATGCCGCAAATTTTGAGCTTGATGAACGAGCCCAGCAGCTCCCGGACTGCCACCGCAGCCAGCACCGCAATCCTTATGTCGTCCGTGCTGACCACCAGCGTGGGCATCACCCTGGAAAGTTCATTGACTCTGCGCCAAGCGGGCATCTCCGATGGCTCCATGCTTTACCTGCGCGACGAACGCGATGTCCCGGCAGCGCCTGATGTTTATGACGTTCCTTCCTTCGCGGCCGAATCAACAGAGCGGCTCCCGGCTGTGTGGGCCGGGCCGCTGCGGACTGTTGGCCTCGCGACTGTTGCCGGTTTGTTGATGGCTGCTGCCGGTTCGTCGTTCGTTGTGCTTCTGCGGGGAACCGGAAACAGGGATTCCGCCATGATCGGCATCGCGATTGGTGCCACCCTGATGTTGCTCGGTGCCATAGCCGGACGCGTACGCTCCGTCCCTGGCGGACTCGCGTTGGTTGCCGCTGGGCTGGCAACGGCCGGTTCCACGGCCTTTATGGTGTCGCCTTTCGCTACCGGGGCTCTTCTCCTGTCCGCCGCCTTGGTCCTGGCCGTGGTTGCCTCGGGCATGGCAACGGGTAAGTACATCCCTTTCCTTTCAAGTGCCGGGCTGCTCCTCCTTCTGGGTGGATTGTGGGCAGTGCTGGCCTTGAGCACTCGGGATCAGCCGCTCTCAGCCGGTATTTCGGGAATCGTGGCTATCTTCGCGTTGGGTGTCGCACCCAGGCTGGCCACCGTATTGACTGGCCTTAGCGGTTTGGATGACGATCAGCGCCAAGGTAAGCGGATCACCCGCAGCACAACGCTGGATGCCGTCCACGCAGCACACGCCACTTTGACCGGTTGGACGCTCACTGCAGCATTGGTGGCTGGAGTTGCGGTGGTGGTGGTTGCGACCGCGAAGAACCGGCCGGTGTGGGCGGTCCTGCTTGCGGTGGCGCTGTTGGGCGCCTTGACGTTCAGGGGCCTGGCGTTGCCGCTGCTAGCGCAGCGCGCCGGAGTCTATGTAGCAGCAGCTGGTGCCTGCTGGGGTGCCACGCAGGTCTTTGCCTTGGCAACCAAACAGCCTCTATGGCTTGCTGTTGCAGCAGCGTTGGCAGTTCTCGTGCTGGTGGCCTCTGTAATTAAGGTCAGGGAACAGACGGCCGCCAGGCTGCGAGTCATCGCCTCAAGGCTCGAGCTCCTCTGCGTCCTTGCCACCATTCCCTTGGTTCTGGGACTCTCAGGAGCCTATACACAGCTAGGACAGACTTTTGGGTGA
- a CDS encoding pore-forming ESAT-6 family protein, translating to MTTNRIAYDTNVSAQVQSDIQALAAQLETLIAARQADVNQAMADFRADGVDAEYQAVETRWSSAADEVKAIIALVRTTLGTNDDTATTAATSARNAVQSIG from the coding sequence ATGACCACCAACCGCATCGCCTACGACACCAACGTCTCAGCCCAGGTCCAGTCCGACATCCAAGCCCTCGCCGCGCAACTGGAAACCCTCATCGCCGCCCGCCAAGCCGACGTGAACCAGGCCATGGCCGACTTCCGCGCCGACGGCGTCGACGCCGAATACCAGGCAGTCGAAACCCGCTGGAGCTCAGCGGCGGACGAAGTCAAAGCCATCATCGCCCTGGTCCGGACCACCCTGGGCACCAACGACGACACCGCCACCACCGCCGCGACCTCTGCCCGCAACGCCGTGCAGAGCATCGGCTAA
- a CDS encoding DUF6507 family protein — MAVWSIDVGTARAVISSTAGSVSALEEPLARLQGAVEGIAAAVPSAQVQEALGALIENGVVPATTDVLERSTTILTGTSEAVGHYANGDLAMASTAASSASTVHLSVSALGR; from the coding sequence ATGGCTGTGTGGAGTATTGATGTTGGCACCGCGCGTGCGGTGATCTCCTCTACCGCAGGCTCTGTTTCGGCGTTGGAGGAACCGTTGGCCAGGTTACAGGGCGCGGTGGAAGGAATCGCCGCGGCCGTGCCGTCGGCCCAGGTTCAAGAAGCGTTGGGGGCGTTGATCGAGAACGGGGTGGTTCCGGCCACCACGGACGTGCTCGAGCGCAGCACCACCATCCTGACCGGGACCTCCGAAGCCGTGGGCCATTACGCCAACGGTGATCTGGCCATGGCATCAACAGCGGCCTCCAGTGCCTCAACCGTGCACCTGTCCGTTTCGGCATTAGGGCGGTAA
- a CDS encoding MinD/ParA family protein — MELGSTRVEVFADGRVTVGGEAISPPEGTDPYSAAIAVLADYAKSSGAPVLADAVDHVKGQEGRFHVHPDGRAEAVTGFPGAVDSTPADSAEAPADSVVAPSDSVVAPPTTPSYGSTHLETQFVRPDRPRPTTGFRGALYSATGGFVNLGPSARDQDEAELERRIARPLSGSFNTAVLSLKGGIGKTSTTVGVGMILAEYRGDHPCAIDANPDSGDLAERALGEMLYQKVKPRTITDIVRDIEKITSLTMLTDYMHHANRLHLVAGEQDPALSDALTAAEYLKIKHLVSQYYSVTLTDCGTGVSHPAMAGVLPEATNLVIASGYAVSGAKRARNTLQWLADHGYENLARNAIVVVTDKDQVSSRVNKRAIEEHLAGFCRQLITVPHDRGVADGDRISLDKISAGTRRAYKEIAAAIVDGYI; from the coding sequence ATGGAACTGGGGTCCACACGCGTCGAAGTGTTTGCCGACGGCAGGGTAACAGTAGGTGGCGAGGCCATCTCTCCGCCCGAGGGAACTGATCCTTACTCGGCTGCAATAGCGGTGCTTGCTGACTATGCCAAGTCGTCCGGAGCGCCTGTTCTGGCGGATGCGGTAGACCATGTCAAGGGCCAGGAAGGCCGGTTCCACGTGCATCCGGACGGTCGCGCCGAAGCGGTGACAGGATTCCCGGGTGCCGTAGACAGCACTCCGGCAGACTCGGCAGAAGCCCCTGCAGACTCGGTGGTGGCTCCTTCAGACTCGGTGGTGGCTCCTCCGACAACCCCAAGCTACGGTTCGACGCACCTTGAGACACAGTTCGTCCGGCCGGACAGGCCACGTCCCACCACGGGCTTCCGCGGCGCCCTGTATTCGGCTACGGGTGGTTTCGTGAACCTCGGCCCCAGCGCCAGGGACCAGGACGAGGCCGAGCTGGAACGCCGGATCGCCCGTCCGCTCTCCGGCAGCTTCAACACAGCGGTCCTCAGCCTCAAGGGCGGAATCGGCAAGACCTCCACCACCGTGGGCGTGGGCATGATTCTCGCCGAATACCGCGGCGACCACCCGTGCGCCATCGACGCCAACCCTGATAGCGGGGACCTGGCCGAACGCGCACTCGGCGAAATGCTCTATCAGAAGGTCAAGCCGCGCACCATCACGGATATTGTCCGGGACATCGAAAAGATCACGTCGCTGACAATGCTCACCGACTACATGCATCACGCCAACAGACTGCATTTGGTGGCAGGCGAGCAGGATCCCGCGTTATCCGATGCCCTGACGGCTGCTGAATACCTGAAGATCAAACACTTGGTGTCCCAGTACTACTCGGTGACTCTCACTGACTGCGGCACGGGCGTGTCACATCCGGCCATGGCCGGAGTGCTCCCGGAAGCCACCAACTTGGTTATCGCGTCCGGCTATGCCGTGAGCGGTGCCAAGCGTGCCCGCAATACCCTCCAGTGGCTTGCCGACCATGGGTATGAGAATCTGGCCAGAAACGCCATTGTGGTGGTCACGGACAAGGACCAAGTTTCCAGCCGGGTCAATAAGCGTGCCATTGAAGAGCACCTCGCAGGCTTCTGCCGGCAACTCATTACAGTCCCGCACGATCGCGGCGTCGCCGATGGTGACCGCATTTCGTTGGACAAGATTTCGGCCGGGACCCGCAGGGCCTACAAGGAGATAGCCGCCGCGATCGTGGACGGCTACATCTAG
- the eccCa gene encoding type VII secretion protein EccCa, which produces MTTRIVHRPARTTLPEKTPEAALLDAPPQLAGGAGGMNLLALVPMLGAATSVTVMMLFRGSSLAGIGAIMMVATVLASVVLMFSQRGKATRQRAAKRRLYMDYLRRRRSDFESEEQRARSGANAAHPPVSRLVQSVVNHPHRLWERRRTSPDFLVTRFGTGSVPRRPITIQDSGDAVERPDAFMLSEAEQLRQRFGSNPDMPLTLPLAAVSDVSIVGDRETALIVCRGLLCQLSAAQSPEDVELAIVVGDDQLEDWEWTKWLPHLQERGTLRRAGSLAELAGLLEGSMGARLTAVNSAARNFQQVPADALPRLIIITDLPGQNAGALPGVPADLPLTKLAVTRIHVLAEQQQEPERVDLRLMVSPDALSMEATATGQTMQGVADGVSPVVAESVARALAPLRLSELSHEFGEHKSSRSYAEALGLSDYTAEAMLQSWKSQRGSDFLRVAIGEDEDGTPVHLDLKEPAQQGMGPHGLCVGATGSGKSELLRTIVLSLIATHSPEDLSMVLVDYKGGATFAPFEAAPHVSGLVTNLVSDASLVDRIYSSLAGEVKRRQELLKNGGDFAHINDYRSARSRTPDNPALAEPLPYLFVCIDEFGELLTARADFIDLLLSIGRIGRSIGIHLLLASQKVEQGMLRGLDTYLAYRIALHTNSESESRTIIDVPDAYHLPSTPGHGILKVDTTVFKRFRAAYVSGALPLAEDDAVDSVTESVPVQTFHLAEETVNGVPDPVLINSTMTRGVPVEGKRPSNQAESATILSAVVGFAAQQPRSTPPVWLPPLPVAVSLAGTGASLDLTSTGPRLGQPQYLSPAIGILDDPARQWQGPWHLDLTARGGNLAIIGAPQSGKSTALRTIAASLALSHGVEDVNIYAVDLLGNALAGLATLPHCSGAAGRGNRELLRRTIEEVQGLLNVRQSVFDHHKLDSLQGMRALRSRGGLGELACTDAFLLIDGFGSLTSEFPELEDSVHDIMTRGSTLGVHVLVSLRSWSEVRMSRQSLLGTRIELHLADPADSLDRRLATTLGANRPGRALTMDKTIGHFALPSLSPTPDRDNAGQELAELGGVLGQYSPLTAPPVRVLPALTRLSPDHSPGGGSIALGIREHDAGIENLDLLGTDRGAVVIGDPETGRTNLLRTAASQLMASHEPGQLAFAVFDPRQQLQDFIPDEYLGEYASNGQKAAQLAEFVAGQARDRLGDGSTAPVRSPKIVLLVDDYDILAATGNQPLRALASYLPSGADIGLFAMVTSRTTGSGMMMHDSFIASLRAAGAPVILFSGDRSEGVVANGERPVPLPAGRARILRTSRPPVTVQTFHHHHEVVHHEL; this is translated from the coding sequence ATGACCACACGGATCGTCCACCGCCCTGCCAGGACCACACTTCCTGAAAAGACGCCTGAAGCTGCACTGCTGGATGCCCCACCGCAGCTGGCCGGGGGAGCAGGCGGGATGAACCTCCTTGCCCTGGTGCCCATGTTGGGAGCCGCTACGTCGGTGACGGTGATGATGCTTTTCCGGGGCTCGTCTTTGGCCGGCATTGGCGCGATCATGATGGTGGCCACGGTCCTTGCTTCGGTTGTGCTCATGTTTTCCCAGCGCGGTAAGGCCACCCGTCAGAGGGCGGCCAAGCGGAGACTGTATATGGACTACCTCAGGCGCCGCCGCTCTGATTTTGAGTCAGAGGAACAGCGTGCACGGTCTGGGGCAAATGCGGCGCATCCGCCGGTGAGCCGCTTGGTGCAAAGCGTGGTCAACCATCCCCACCGGCTTTGGGAACGTCGCAGGACGAGTCCTGACTTCCTGGTCACCCGGTTCGGCACCGGCAGTGTTCCGCGCAGACCCATCACGATTCAGGACAGCGGCGATGCTGTTGAACGTCCGGATGCCTTCATGCTCTCTGAAGCCGAACAGCTTCGCCAACGCTTTGGCAGCAATCCGGATATGCCGCTGACGCTGCCGCTGGCTGCGGTGTCCGACGTATCAATCGTGGGGGACCGGGAAACGGCACTAATCGTCTGCCGCGGCCTGCTCTGCCAGCTTTCTGCCGCACAATCTCCCGAGGATGTGGAGTTGGCGATTGTTGTTGGTGATGACCAGCTGGAGGACTGGGAATGGACCAAATGGCTGCCCCACCTACAGGAGCGGGGAACCCTGCGAAGGGCGGGTTCACTGGCTGAGCTGGCCGGCCTGCTGGAAGGTTCCATGGGTGCGCGGCTCACGGCGGTGAACAGCGCCGCCCGCAACTTCCAGCAAGTTCCCGCGGATGCCCTTCCTAGGCTGATTATCATTACGGACCTTCCAGGGCAGAACGCCGGGGCGCTCCCTGGAGTGCCTGCTGACCTTCCCCTAACCAAGCTTGCGGTGACCCGGATCCATGTGTTGGCTGAGCAGCAACAAGAGCCGGAACGGGTTGACCTCCGTCTGATGGTCTCGCCCGACGCACTGAGTATGGAAGCTACTGCCACCGGCCAAACCATGCAGGGCGTTGCTGATGGCGTGTCTCCTGTGGTTGCCGAATCCGTAGCCAGGGCCTTGGCTCCGCTGCGTCTTTCGGAGTTGTCCCACGAATTCGGCGAGCACAAGTCCTCGCGGAGCTACGCCGAGGCCCTCGGTCTGAGCGACTACACGGCCGAGGCCATGCTCCAGTCGTGGAAGAGCCAACGAGGCTCGGATTTCCTGAGGGTTGCCATCGGAGAAGACGAGGACGGAACACCGGTCCACCTGGATCTAAAGGAACCGGCCCAGCAAGGCATGGGACCGCACGGGCTCTGCGTGGGAGCAACCGGTTCGGGCAAATCCGAACTCCTGCGCACAATAGTCCTGTCGTTGATCGCCACACATTCCCCCGAGGACCTGAGCATGGTCCTGGTGGACTACAAGGGCGGCGCAACGTTCGCCCCCTTCGAGGCCGCCCCTCATGTTTCAGGTTTGGTCACTAACCTGGTCAGCGATGCCAGCCTGGTGGACAGAATCTATTCCAGCCTCGCGGGAGAGGTTAAACGCCGGCAGGAGTTGCTGAAGAACGGTGGCGACTTTGCCCACATCAACGATTACCGGAGCGCCCGGAGCAGGACCCCGGACAACCCGGCCCTTGCTGAACCGCTGCCCTACTTGTTCGTGTGCATCGACGAGTTCGGGGAGTTGCTCACCGCACGTGCTGACTTCATCGATCTCTTGCTCTCCATCGGCAGGATTGGGCGTTCGATCGGCATCCACCTGCTCCTGGCTTCCCAGAAAGTGGAGCAAGGCATGCTCCGCGGCCTCGATACCTACCTGGCCTACCGGATAGCACTCCACACCAATTCGGAAAGCGAAAGCCGCACCATCATTGATGTCCCCGATGCCTATCACCTGCCCAGCACCCCGGGCCACGGCATCCTCAAAGTGGACACCACCGTGTTCAAGCGATTCCGTGCAGCCTACGTCTCCGGCGCCTTGCCCCTGGCGGAGGACGACGCCGTCGATTCAGTGACGGAGTCAGTCCCCGTGCAGACCTTCCACCTGGCAGAAGAAACCGTCAACGGGGTGCCCGATCCGGTCCTGATAAACAGCACCATGACGCGGGGCGTTCCCGTAGAGGGCAAGCGCCCCTCAAACCAGGCAGAAAGTGCAACCATCCTCTCCGCCGTCGTAGGTTTCGCCGCACAGCAACCGCGATCAACGCCACCGGTGTGGCTTCCGCCCCTGCCGGTTGCTGTGTCCCTGGCGGGAACCGGCGCCTCACTGGACCTCACGTCCACAGGCCCCAGGCTCGGCCAACCGCAATACCTCAGTCCCGCAATCGGGATCCTTGATGACCCGGCCCGGCAGTGGCAAGGACCGTGGCACCTTGATCTCACCGCCCGAGGCGGCAACCTCGCGATCATCGGTGCCCCGCAAAGCGGCAAGTCCACCGCGCTGCGCACCATCGCGGCGTCTCTGGCCTTGAGCCATGGGGTGGAGGACGTCAATATCTACGCGGTGGACCTCCTGGGCAATGCGCTCGCAGGGCTGGCGACGCTGCCGCATTGCAGTGGGGCGGCCGGCCGTGGCAACAGGGAGCTGCTTCGGAGGACCATTGAAGAGGTCCAAGGCCTGCTGAATGTCCGGCAATCCGTGTTCGATCACCACAAGCTGGATTCACTCCAAGGGATGCGTGCGCTCCGGTCCAGGGGTGGGCTTGGGGAGCTGGCATGCACCGATGCTTTCCTTCTCATCGACGGTTTTGGAAGCCTGACCTCCGAGTTCCCTGAACTGGAGGACTCGGTCCACGACATCATGACCCGCGGCAGCACTCTGGGCGTCCACGTCCTGGTCAGCCTACGGAGCTGGTCCGAGGTACGGATGTCCCGGCAATCACTCTTGGGAACAAGGATTGAGCTGCACCTTGCCGATCCCGCGGATTCACTGGACCGCCGCCTCGCAACAACACTTGGGGCAAACCGTCCCGGACGCGCACTGACCATGGATAAGACCATTGGTCACTTTGCCCTACCGTCGTTGTCCCCAACGCCGGATCGGGACAATGCCGGGCAGGAACTGGCCGAGCTCGGTGGGGTTTTGGGCCAGTACAGCCCGCTGACCGCGCCTCCCGTACGCGTCTTGCCTGCACTGACCCGGCTTTCGCCGGATCACAGTCCGGGCGGCGGCAGCATAGCGCTTGGCATTCGGGAGCACGACGCCGGCATCGAGAACCTTGATCTGTTGGGCACGGACAGGGGAGCCGTGGTGATTGGTGACCCCGAAACCGGCCGGACCAACCTGCTGAGGACTGCGGCCTCACAGCTGATGGCATCCCACGAACCGGGTCAACTGGCCTTTGCGGTGTTCGATCCTCGCCAACAGCTGCAGGACTTCATCCCTGACGAGTATCTGGGCGAGTATGCCTCCAACGGGCAAAAGGCAGCCCAGCTGGCCGAGTTCGTTGCGGGGCAGGCACGGGACAGGTTAGGGGACGGAAGCACGGCACCAGTGCGTTCGCCAAAGATCGTGCTCTTGGTGGACGACTACGACATTCTGGCGGCTACCGGAAACCAGCCCCTGCGTGCTTTGGCAAGCTACCTTCCCTCCGGTGCCGACATTGGACTTTTCGCCATGGTCACCAGCAGGACCACCGGCAGCGGCATGATGATGCACGACTCCTTCATTGCCAGTCTCCGGGCCGCCGGCGCCCCCGTCATCCTGTTCTCGGGCGACCGCTCAGAAGGAGTGGTCGCCAACGGTGAACGTCCTGTTCCGCTACCTGCGGGCAGGGCAAGGATTCTTCGCACCAGCCGCCCCCCTGTGACCGTCCAGACCTTCCACCACCATCATGAGGTTGTTCACCATGAGCTATGA
- a CDS encoding DNA/RNA non-specific endonuclease, which yields MDFSQVCVAGPGASGISVDGLPPLPDPDALDSQGQALAASGNAVHSGVNDAARSWAGLSGAYEAPEAGQVLTAFTPVFSRSQGLANLTSNAATVLAAYADRARELKQRINTLRAEVHALDEVIGGNDDWRSNLTIVDRHRETMDKASALAQAILDSDATCATALAALTGGQSYHPPAIPRANLNSSTDLLSNALTHVQHYMGTDEKLPDLPWGPPNISARLGGAGSAGQGFISALIGAGQGLHTLLGTTDKIKQAQAWQGMFALGGAALTTRNVFARGGKDVTAEETQAVLTTLNAAKETIHYDEWGTDPAYALGATTFDVATLFAGGAGVGIKAGSTAGRLGLAAQRLSTATMGSPRLGVLSSPLSNAANGLHRTGLLLDKPGSLALKLSDLVMPSTTARVLDTITQSKAATWAALENAKRGVTHLVSGGKHVTADVMNSLAQGLRNVDTDFPTAFHPEPSGLLARTADNSAVPNWLDKSAADIRENAPHARGGSGALVNDASRAPHAPVVPDPFPPQNNITNTVVLQHGHDLFPVSRKDNFAAKTGLEPNTLYIVDNRTKMPDNTGGLTADSLERFYTDATGRVERVDTYAGVRGAWSVELNKRMPNVTYNVVAKTDGGLENHFTIITDDFAKPKSVEAHITGLLKGDINRSAWQQILAGIRVGGRGYEGGHLIASLFAGPGEGANLLAQLMFQNRGHGTPNVSANTLAFYQLEREVMTKALHRVDTGQPLDLHLKIEAVPGPKPGLPESLKVTHSFDGGLPRTNQFSNMPIGEQEMQ from the coding sequence ATGGACTTCAGTCAGGTGTGTGTCGCAGGTCCGGGCGCGTCCGGGATCAGCGTTGACGGGCTCCCGCCGCTGCCGGACCCGGACGCCCTGGACAGCCAGGGCCAGGCCCTCGCAGCGTCCGGGAACGCCGTTCATTCCGGCGTCAACGACGCCGCAAGGTCCTGGGCCGGTCTTTCCGGAGCTTACGAGGCCCCCGAAGCCGGGCAGGTCCTGACCGCTTTCACCCCGGTGTTCTCCCGCTCCCAGGGCCTGGCCAACCTGACCAGCAACGCCGCAACCGTGCTGGCCGCGTACGCGGACCGGGCCAGGGAACTGAAACAACGCATCAACACCCTCCGGGCCGAGGTCCACGCCTTGGACGAGGTCATCGGCGGCAACGACGACTGGCGCTCAAACCTGACAATCGTGGACCGTCACCGCGAAACCATGGACAAAGCCAGCGCCCTGGCCCAAGCCATCCTCGACTCCGACGCCACCTGCGCCACCGCACTGGCCGCCCTGACCGGCGGGCAAAGCTACCATCCCCCGGCCATCCCCAGGGCGAACCTCAACTCCTCAACCGACCTGCTCTCCAACGCCCTGACCCACGTCCAGCACTACATGGGCACCGACGAGAAACTCCCCGACCTTCCCTGGGGCCCACCGAACATCTCGGCCCGGCTCGGCGGGGCCGGCTCAGCGGGCCAAGGTTTCATCAGCGCCCTGATCGGCGCCGGGCAAGGCCTGCACACCCTGCTGGGAACCACCGACAAAATCAAACAAGCCCAAGCCTGGCAAGGGATGTTCGCCCTCGGCGGCGCGGCGCTCACCACCAGAAACGTGTTTGCCCGCGGAGGTAAAGACGTCACCGCCGAAGAAACCCAAGCCGTCCTGACCACCCTCAACGCGGCCAAAGAAACCATCCACTACGACGAATGGGGCACCGACCCCGCCTACGCCCTCGGCGCAACCACCTTCGACGTCGCGACTCTCTTTGCCGGTGGTGCCGGGGTGGGGATTAAAGCCGGTTCGACCGCCGGCAGGCTAGGCCTGGCTGCGCAGCGACTCAGCACCGCAACCATGGGCAGTCCACGGCTGGGAGTGCTTTCTTCGCCGCTCAGTAACGCCGCCAACGGACTCCACCGAACCGGTCTTTTACTGGATAAACCCGGCTCGCTGGCCCTGAAACTATCGGACTTGGTGATGCCATCCACTACGGCTAGGGTGCTCGATACAATCACCCAGTCAAAAGCGGCGACTTGGGCGGCTCTAGAAAACGCCAAACGTGGCGTGACGCACCTCGTCTCGGGAGGCAAACACGTTACCGCGGACGTGATGAACTCCCTTGCCCAGGGCCTCCGTAATGTCGATACGGACTTTCCAACCGCCTTTCACCCCGAGCCCAGCGGTCTGTTGGCACGGACCGCGGACAACTCAGCAGTACCAAACTGGCTGGACAAGAGCGCTGCCGACATCCGGGAAAACGCCCCTCACGCACGGGGCGGTTCCGGTGCACTCGTTAACGACGCTTCACGGGCGCCGCACGCACCCGTGGTCCCTGACCCTTTCCCGCCACAGAACAACATCACCAACACCGTCGTCCTTCAGCATGGTCACGATCTTTTCCCGGTCAGCCGCAAAGACAACTTCGCAGCCAAGACCGGGCTGGAACCCAACACCTTGTACATCGTGGACAACCGCACCAAAATGCCAGATAACACCGGCGGCCTCACAGCCGACAGTCTTGAACGGTTCTACACAGATGCCACGGGCCGAGTCGAACGCGTAGACACGTACGCTGGCGTTAGGGGTGCCTGGTCCGTTGAACTGAACAAGCGGATGCCCAATGTCACCTACAACGTCGTCGCGAAAACTGACGGAGGCCTGGAAAATCACTTCACGATCATCACCGATGACTTCGCCAAGCCCAAGAGCGTCGAAGCACACATCACCGGGTTGCTTAAAGGCGACATCAACCGCAGCGCATGGCAGCAAATACTCGCCGGCATCCGTGTCGGCGGGCGCGGCTACGAGGGCGGCCATCTCATCGCATCCCTCTTCGCAGGACCAGGAGAAGGTGCCAACCTCCTGGCCCAACTCATGTTCCAGAACCGAGGCCACGGAACCCCCAACGTATCGGCGAATACCTTGGCCTTCTACCAACTCGAGCGAGAAGTCATGACGAAGGCCCTCCACCGTGTCGACACTGGGCAACCACTAGACTTGCATTTAAAGATAGAAGCCGTCCCCGGACCAAAACCCGGACTGCCTGAATCATTGAAGGTAACCCATAGCTTCGACGGAGGTCTCCCGAGGACAAATCAATTCTCAAATATGCCCATCGGTGAACAGGAGATGCAGTGA